A window of Deltaproteobacteria bacterium contains these coding sequences:
- a CDS encoding adenylate/guanylate cyclase domain-containing protein, which translates to MTPDVHYAKGPEGQVAYQVTGGGPVDIVFVPDWVTNLEVMWEEAAIARFLTRLGSIGRLICYDKRGTGISDPVPLGALPTLEQWMDDIRTVLDAAGAERAVVFAHGDGGPMAMLFAATYPERTAGLVVADGTARKLRAADYPHGIPLEVAPRHLEGMIAEWGTGDAVRIGAPSMASEASRRWRARLERLAMSPSQFAGEYPVALNADVRPILGTIRVPTLVLHRTGNRYIRVGNGRYLAEHIGRAKFVELPGDDHFFYAGDVEAMLAPIEEFLTGARPVVDDERVLATVLFTDIVGSTEHATRLGDRAWRDLLERHDTAVRQELGRFRGREIHTTGDGFFATFDGPARAVRCALAIRGAVRPLGLEIRTGLHTGECELRGDDVSGIAVHIGARVAAAANAGEVLVSGTLKDLVTGSGLRFVERGVHRLKGVEGEWPLHAAE; encoded by the coding sequence ATGACACCCGACGTCCACTACGCCAAAGGCCCCGAGGGGCAGGTCGCCTATCAGGTCACCGGCGGCGGGCCGGTGGACATCGTCTTCGTCCCGGACTGGGTTACGAATCTCGAGGTCATGTGGGAGGAGGCGGCCATCGCGCGCTTCCTCACGCGTCTCGGCTCGATCGGACGGCTCATCTGCTACGACAAGCGCGGCACGGGGATCTCGGACCCGGTGCCGTTGGGCGCGCTGCCGACGCTCGAGCAGTGGATGGACGACATCCGCACGGTGCTCGATGCCGCCGGTGCAGAGCGTGCGGTGGTGTTCGCGCACGGTGACGGCGGGCCGATGGCGATGCTGTTCGCGGCGACCTACCCCGAGCGCACGGCGGGGCTCGTCGTGGCGGACGGCACCGCGCGTAAGCTGCGGGCGGCCGACTATCCCCACGGCATACCGCTCGAGGTCGCGCCGCGGCACCTCGAAGGGATGATCGCCGAATGGGGTACGGGCGATGCGGTCCGCATCGGGGCCCCGAGCATGGCGAGCGAGGCCTCCCGGCGCTGGAGAGCCCGGCTCGAGCGACTGGCGATGAGCCCGTCGCAGTTTGCGGGTGAGTATCCCGTGGCCTTGAACGCCGATGTCCGGCCGATCCTCGGGACCATCCGCGTGCCGACCCTCGTCCTGCACCGCACCGGCAACCGCTACATCCGCGTGGGCAACGGCCGCTACCTTGCCGAGCACATCGGTCGTGCCAAGTTCGTGGAGCTGCCGGGAGACGACCACTTCTTCTATGCCGGGGACGTGGAGGCGATGCTCGCACCGATCGAGGAGTTTCTCACCGGGGCGCGCCCGGTGGTCGACGACGAGCGCGTGCTGGCCACGGTGTTGTTCACCGACATCGTGGGCTCCACGGAGCACGCCACCCGGCTCGGCGACCGCGCCTGGCGCGACCTGCTCGAGCGGCACGACACCGCCGTCCGCCAGGAGCTGGGCCGCTTCCGCGGCCGGGAGATTCACACGACGGGCGACGGCTTCTTCGCGACCTTCGACGGTCCCGCACGCGCGGTGCGCTGTGCGCTGGCCATCCGCGGGGCGGTGCGCCCGCTCGGCCTCGAGATCCGCACCGGCCTGCACACCGGCGAGTGCGAGTTGCGGGGCGACGATGTGAGCGGCATCGCCGTGCACATCGGCGCCCGCGTGGCCGCCGCGGCGAACGCGGGTGAGGT